The Lactuca sativa cultivar Salinas chromosome 2, Lsat_Salinas_v11, whole genome shotgun sequence genome includes a window with the following:
- the LOC111902534 gene encoding uncharacterized protein LOC111902534, with product MNPLHLLQFPWSFSNLVEVAEQEDDINLWLCRIIFPCNELHNLKNLEKVSITVVPSYYGEYYSVTEEVFEVEEGTNEDVDFEEGTNKGVVVFEKLKEVTLSGIDNLKHMWKRNRRIVLNFPNLTKVSINKCPLLGHVFTGCMVGSLLRLQELQITDCESMDVIVKQVEDSETRPTT from the coding sequence atgAACCCTTTACACCTACTTCAGTTCCCTTGGTCTTTTTCAAATTTGGTTGAAGTAGCTGAACAGGAGGATGATATTAATTTGTGGTTATGCCGCATAATTTTCCCATGCAACGAGTTGCATAATTTGAAGAatcttgaaaaggtttcaattactGTAGTCCCGTCTTACTATGGTGAGTATTACTCTGTAACAGAGGAGGTATTTGAAGTAGAAGAAGGGACAAATGAAGATGTGGATTTTGAAGAAGGGACAAATAAAGGTGTTGTGGTATTTGAGAAGCTAAAAGAGGTGACTTTGAGTGGAATAGATAATCTGAAGCATATGTGGAAGCGCAATCGGAGGATAGTGTTGAACTTTCCAAACCTTACAAAGGTCTCAATTAATAAATGTCCACTTCTTGGACACGTTTTCACAGGTTGCATGGTTGGTAGTCTATTGCGGCTCCAAGAGCTACAAATAACTGACTGCGAGAGTATGGATGTGATTGTGAAGCAAGTTGAAGATTCTGAAACCAGACCGACTACTTGA